A window of the Lactuca sativa cultivar Salinas chromosome 5, Lsat_Salinas_v11, whole genome shotgun sequence genome harbors these coding sequences:
- the LOC111918737 gene encoding nascent polypeptide-associated complex subunit beta, whose amino-acid sequence MNVEKLQKMAGAVRTGGKGSVRRKKKAVHKTTTTDDKRLQSTLKRIGVNAIPAIEEVNIFKDETVIQFLNPKVQASIAANTWVVSGSPQTKKLQDILPGILNQLGPDNLDNLRKLAEQFQKQAPGGAEAAAATSAQADDDDEVPELVAGETFEAAAEEGQKS is encoded by the exons ATGAATGTGGAAAAGCTACAAAAGATGGCAGGTGCTGTTCGCACTGGTGGGAAGGGTAGCGTGAGAAG AAAGAAGAAGGCTGTACATAAAACAACTACCACAGATGACAAAAGGCTGCAGAGCACTTTAAAGAGAATAGGTGTCAACGCAATACCAGCAATTGAGGAAGTTAACATTTTTAAGGATGAAACAGTTATCCAGTTCTTAAATCCAAAAG TTCAAGCCTCTATTGCTGCCAATACTTGGGTTGTTAGTGGTTCTCCCCAAACAAAAA AGTTGCAAGATATTCTCCCAGGCATTCTCAACCAGCTTG GGCCAGATAACTTGGATAACTTAAGAAAATTAGCAGAGCAGTTCCAGAAGCAGGCGCCAGGTGGCGCTGAAGCTGCTGCTGCCACATCAGCACAagcggatgatgatgatgaagtccCGGAGCTCGTGGCAGGTGAGACTTTTGAGGCTGCTGCAGAGGAAGGACAAAAATCATAG